The following are encoded in a window of Roseimaritima ulvae genomic DNA:
- a CDS encoding type III polyketide synthase, translating into MTCSILGLGTALPDETISQEESLTLSRDVICEDKRQRRLISALYRKSGVETRHIVVPWQTGYAWSQLNADSGRGAGTELRMQTYATYAPPLAATASRSAIEHAGVDAASITHLVTVSCTGFVSPGVDAHLISELGLPPTTQRVNVGFMGCHAAINGLRVARGLIAADPQATVLLAAVELCSLHYRMKWDDEAIIGNALFADGAAAVVLQQSSEQNEIASLVDTASCYIPDSLDQMSWNVGDFGFDMKLSAEIPDSICQHLRPFMEQWLGTHDLTIDQIADWVIHPGGPRILTAAQQTLGLADADLQHSREVLRTCGNMSSPTVLFILEKAMQAERSGPRVMLGFGPGLVAEVALLH; encoded by the coding sequence ATGACATGCTCGATCTTGGGCCTTGGCACTGCCTTGCCCGACGAAACGATTTCGCAGGAGGAATCGTTGACGCTGTCCCGCGATGTGATCTGCGAAGACAAACGGCAACGTCGTTTGATCTCCGCCCTGTATCGCAAGTCGGGTGTGGAGACGCGGCATATCGTCGTGCCCTGGCAAACCGGGTACGCCTGGAGTCAGCTGAATGCCGACTCGGGCCGCGGTGCCGGCACCGAACTGCGGATGCAGACCTACGCCACGTACGCTCCGCCCCTGGCCGCTACGGCCAGCCGATCGGCCATCGAACACGCCGGCGTGGATGCCGCCTCAATAACGCATCTGGTTACCGTTTCTTGCACCGGATTTGTCTCGCCGGGTGTGGACGCCCATCTGATTTCCGAGCTTGGCCTGCCGCCCACCACACAACGAGTCAACGTGGGGTTTATGGGGTGTCACGCGGCCATCAACGGCTTGCGCGTGGCGCGAGGCTTGATCGCCGCCGATCCTCAAGCCACCGTATTGTTGGCCGCCGTCGAACTGTGCAGTTTGCATTACCGCATGAAATGGGATGACGAGGCGATTATCGGCAATGCTTTGTTCGCAGACGGAGCCGCGGCGGTGGTGTTGCAACAATCGTCCGAACAAAATGAGATTGCTTCGCTGGTCGATACCGCGTCCTGTTACATCCCCGATTCGCTGGATCAGATGTCATGGAACGTGGGAGATTTTGGGTTTGACATGAAGCTGTCGGCCGAGATTCCCGATTCGATTTGTCAGCATCTGCGCCCCTTCATGGAGCAATGGCTGGGCACACACGACCTGACGATCGATCAGATTGCCGACTGGGTGATCCATCCCGGCGGGCCCAGGATCTTAACCGCCGCCCAGCAGACACTGGGCCTTGCCGACGCCGACCTGCAACACTCGCGCGAGGTGCTGCGGACCTGTGGCAACATGTCCTCGCCGACGGTGTTATTTATTTTGGAGAAAGCCATGCAGGCCGAACGTAGCGGCCCCCGCGTGATGTTGGGATTTGGCCCGGGCTTGGTCGCCGAGGTCGCGCTGTTGCATTAG
- a CDS encoding methyltransferase domain-containing protein, whose translation MDQPGVDPDLHHGALRGLARINRFSGTVGAVWRPLAQLSRRYPGRTLRVLDVASGGGDVAIGLAKRAARLGLPLQVCGCDISQTAVEYASGQARRAGVEVEFFTADVLGQPLPEGFDAICSSLFLHHLDREDAVRLLEGMRAATSRMIVVSDLLRTRLGYGLAWTGCRLLTRNPLCRVDGPLSVEGAFSLPEVVDLAAQCQLQDATIRKQWPERFLMTWETFP comes from the coding sequence ATGGACCAGCCCGGCGTCGATCCGGATTTACACCACGGGGCGCTTCGCGGGTTGGCGAGGATCAATCGTTTCAGTGGCACCGTGGGGGCCGTGTGGCGACCGTTGGCACAGTTGTCGCGTCGGTATCCTGGTCGAACCTTGCGGGTTTTGGACGTGGCCAGCGGTGGCGGAGACGTGGCGATCGGGTTGGCCAAACGGGCCGCGCGACTCGGACTGCCGCTGCAAGTGTGCGGTTGCGACATCAGCCAAACCGCGGTGGAGTATGCCAGCGGGCAAGCTCGGCGTGCCGGCGTGGAGGTCGAGTTCTTTACGGCCGACGTGCTGGGACAACCCTTGCCTGAGGGGTTCGATGCGATTTGTAGTTCACTGTTTCTGCATCATTTGGACCGGGAGGACGCGGTGCGATTGCTGGAAGGCATGCGAGCGGCCACGTCGCGGATGATTGTGGTCAGCGATCTGTTGCGGACTCGCTTGGGATATGGTTTAGCATGGACCGGCTGTCGCTTGCTGACCCGCAATCCCTTGTGCCGCGTCGACGGGCCGTTGTCGGTCGAGGGCGCGTTCAGTTTGCCCGAGGTGGTTGACTTGGCCGCACAATGTCAATTACAGGACGCGACGATCCGCAAGCAGTGGCCCGAGCGATTTCTGATGACCTGGGAAACTTTTCCATGA
- a CDS encoding FAD-dependent monooxygenase, which produces MAIRSTIELSEAAATDWDAIVIGAGLAGSVAARGLAQQGRSVLLVERATFPRDKVCGACLNQDAVAGLEAIGLGDELRRLETQPLERFQMHARGRSLCLPLTGGVAVSRRSLDSMLVAAAIASGVRFLSPVTVRVGAAAAEAPLRTVETLDSKTPLRGQTVIVASGLASQKRIDDERSESVADQHSRIGLGLQCRSFPASFSSGTIYMAVADQGYVGLARTSADVLNIAAAVDRQALRSCSPGQACQEILQAAGITELPDLHTGDWRGTSPLTRQRPQAGSHRLFFVGDASGYIEPFTGEGMAWAVRGGRAVVAAADRAIDGWNGDMIAQWTQTTRQLVGGHQRWCRMLAKGLRYPALTGSMVRIVSKFPSLGRAVVRQLNQEVAV; this is translated from the coding sequence ATGGCAATTCGCTCGACGATCGAACTTTCTGAGGCCGCCGCGACGGACTGGGACGCGATCGTGATCGGAGCGGGATTGGCAGGCAGTGTGGCGGCACGCGGATTGGCCCAGCAGGGCCGCAGCGTGTTGCTGGTCGAACGGGCCACCTTTCCGCGTGACAAAGTTTGTGGTGCCTGTTTGAACCAAGACGCGGTGGCTGGCCTTGAGGCGATCGGATTGGGAGACGAACTGCGGCGACTGGAGACGCAGCCGCTGGAGCGATTTCAGATGCATGCTCGCGGTCGTTCGCTCTGCCTACCGCTGACCGGCGGCGTGGCGGTGTCTCGCCGCAGTCTGGACAGCATGTTGGTCGCGGCGGCCATCGCTTCCGGCGTCCGCTTTCTATCCCCCGTCACGGTCCGCGTCGGCGCGGCGGCCGCCGAGGCTCCGCTGCGGACGGTGGAAACCTTGGATTCCAAAACGCCACTGCGGGGGCAAACCGTGATCGTCGCCAGTGGCCTGGCCAGCCAAAAACGGATCGACGACGAGCGATCGGAGTCGGTGGCGGATCAGCATTCACGCATTGGCTTGGGCCTTCAGTGCCGCAGCTTTCCCGCGTCGTTTTCTTCAGGAACGATTTATATGGCGGTGGCCGATCAAGGTTATGTAGGTCTGGCCCGGACTTCGGCCGACGTCTTAAACATCGCCGCCGCCGTCGACCGCCAAGCCCTCCGCTCGTGCTCGCCCGGTCAAGCGTGCCAGGAAATTTTGCAGGCCGCCGGAATTACGGAACTTCCCGATCTGCACACAGGCGACTGGCGGGGAACCAGTCCGCTGACCCGGCAGCGGCCCCAGGCGGGTTCGCATCGCCTGTTTTTCGTCGGCGACGCATCGGGCTACATCGAACCCTTTACCGGGGAAGGCATGGCCTGGGCCGTCCGCGGTGGTCGAGCCGTGGTGGCTGCGGCCGATCGCGCGATTGACGGTTGGAACGGCGACATGATCGCCCAGTGGACGCAAACGACTCGGCAATTGGTCGGTGGCCATCAGCGGTGGTGCCGAATGCTGGCCAAGGGATTGCGTTATCCGGCGTTAACGGGGAGTATGGTCCGGATCGTTTCGAAATTCCCTTCTCTGGGACGAGCGGTGGTCCGACAATTGAACCAGGAAGTCGCTGTATGA
- a CDS encoding inositol monophosphatase family protein: MTDLELNTQRLEVAIRAARAGAAELMQRRDTREVREKGPRDLVTDADLASQQAIRNILTSAFPDDAFVGEEDGENDPPAAVLAGDSGAPACWIVDPLDGTVNYVHGLQSFAVSIGLFADGQLQVGVVFDPVCDELFTAVCGQGAEVNGQPIQSSDCQQLNDALLVCSFAAHVARESSEVKRFVNMLDQCQAVRRLGSCALNLCYVAAGRLDGYWASSVKSWDAAAGILIAREAGASVARIEGTELSVWEPQFSAAANESLRQQMTKVLTTPDA, encoded by the coding sequence ATGACCGACCTAGAACTAAATACCCAGCGACTCGAAGTTGCCATCCGCGCCGCCCGTGCCGGAGCGGCGGAATTGATGCAACGGCGTGATACCCGCGAGGTCCGCGAGAAAGGCCCACGAGATCTGGTCACCGATGCGGACTTGGCGTCGCAGCAAGCGATTCGCAACATCCTGACGTCGGCGTTCCCCGACGACGCGTTTGTGGGTGAGGAAGACGGTGAAAACGATCCTCCGGCGGCCGTCTTGGCGGGAGATTCTGGTGCTCCCGCTTGCTGGATCGTCGATCCGCTCGATGGCACGGTCAACTATGTGCATGGGTTGCAGAGTTTTGCGGTCTCGATCGGCTTGTTTGCCGATGGTCAGCTGCAGGTGGGAGTAGTGTTCGACCCGGTTTGTGACGAGCTGTTTACGGCCGTCTGCGGTCAGGGCGCAGAGGTCAACGGCCAGCCGATTCAAAGCAGCGATTGTCAGCAGTTAAACGACGCTCTGCTGGTCTGCAGTTTTGCCGCCCATGTGGCTCGCGAATCGAGCGAAGTGAAGCGGTTCGTCAATATGCTGGACCAATGCCAAGCGGTCCGCCGTTTGGGCTCGTGCGCTTTAAACCTTTGCTACGTCGCCGCCGGGCGGCTGGACGGCTATTGGGCGTCGAGCGTCAAGAGCTGGGATGCGGCGGCCGGTATTCTGATCGCCCGCGAGGCAGGAGCCAGTGTGGCCCGAATCGAAGGCACCGAATTGAGTGTCTGGGAGCCGCAATTCAGCGCTGCAGCCAACGAATCGCTAAGGCAACAGATGACCAAGGTCTTAACAACGCCCGACGCCTAG
- a CDS encoding response regulator — protein MPRILIVDDNEDNRDVLARRLQRRGFDVTCAAGGKQGVEQASHDNPDVILMDMNMPELDGWDATKQIRQQGLTVPVIALTAHAMAGDRQRALDAGCNEYHTKPVELDKLLDLIENLLSTPQ, from the coding sequence ATGCCCCGAATTTTGATCGTTGACGATAACGAAGACAATCGTGATGTATTGGCCCGGCGGCTACAACGCCGCGGATTTGATGTAACCTGCGCTGCCGGTGGCAAACAGGGCGTCGAACAGGCCAGCCATGACAATCCGGACGTGATCTTGATGGACATGAACATGCCCGAACTGGATGGCTGGGACGCTACCAAGCAGATCCGCCAGCAGGGGCTGACCGTGCCGGTGATCGCGCTGACGGCGCATGCCATGGCAGGCGATCGCCAGCGTGCCCTGGATGCCGGTTGCAATGAATACCACACCAAACCCGTCGAGCTGGACAAACTATTGGACCTGATCGAAAACCTGCTCAGCACTCCGCAATAG
- a CDS encoding SGNH/GDSL hydrolase family protein, translating to MSANNRFERHRKKTLLAIVVVALLVVELLCYLVVVAYGHREKRRNYPYDRVISGYTVYRQTPGYDFGDSTIRATPDLPAVKLDSNGFICDTPVNIEKPPGVVRVFLVGGSTAIGAGQTEAYSAAHPYPWGIYSYPESVGGQLKAWLGNEFPEAQFQVITSAAFGRRLHQSFLDYAANVSRFSPDFVISLEGMNDLSVFDSGTPYGDEEAELPKYIGLWNDHYEKTLIAKTNTYYVLKKVADRLRIGNMASSQYTQNVADKVDYSKQAYQRNRERYVENADRYLQVAEHFRAAVESDDAELLIALQPLLHRIGRNKPLSEIEKRLNQVVMSSSPDTQVLSHARQINCYFFDDYLCDRMRERWGDQFLDVNAGLVDVGAEVEFFTDYCHLTREGNRITASLLGQWVAARLESKTLSTPTRPSN from the coding sequence GTGTCAGCTAATAATCGATTCGAAAGACATCGGAAGAAGACGCTGCTGGCAATCGTCGTCGTGGCACTGCTGGTGGTTGAACTGCTGTGCTATCTAGTCGTGGTCGCTTATGGACACCGTGAAAAACGCCGCAACTATCCATACGACCGGGTGATTTCTGGGTATACCGTTTATCGCCAGACGCCAGGTTACGATTTTGGTGATTCAACAATCCGAGCAACGCCGGACCTGCCGGCGGTGAAGTTAGATTCGAACGGGTTTATCTGCGATACGCCTGTCAACATCGAGAAGCCGCCTGGTGTTGTCCGTGTTTTTTTGGTGGGAGGTTCGACAGCCATCGGTGCCGGGCAGACCGAAGCCTATTCTGCCGCGCATCCTTACCCTTGGGGCATTTACAGTTATCCGGAAAGTGTGGGGGGCCAATTGAAGGCTTGGCTGGGAAACGAATTTCCCGAGGCCCAATTTCAGGTAATCACATCCGCTGCCTTCGGCCGGCGGCTGCATCAGTCGTTCCTCGACTACGCGGCCAACGTTTCTCGGTTTTCGCCGGATTTTGTCATCAGCTTGGAGGGCATGAATGATCTGTCGGTATTCGACTCAGGCACGCCTTATGGCGATGAAGAAGCGGAATTGCCAAAGTACATCGGACTCTGGAACGACCATTACGAAAAGACTTTGATTGCGAAGACGAACACCTATTACGTGCTCAAGAAAGTCGCTGATCGTTTACGTATTGGAAACATGGCCTCCAGCCAATACACGCAAAACGTGGCGGACAAGGTGGATTACTCAAAACAGGCGTATCAACGTAACCGCGAAAGGTATGTCGAGAATGCGGACCGGTATCTTCAAGTCGCAGAGCACTTTCGCGCTGCTGTGGAGAGTGATGACGCGGAACTGCTGATCGCACTTCAGCCTCTGCTGCATCGCATCGGACGTAACAAACCGTTGTCGGAGATCGAAAAAAGGCTCAATCAGGTTGTCATGAGTTCGTCGCCCGATACGCAAGTGCTGTCCCACGCCCGCCAGATCAACTGCTATTTTTTCGACGACTATTTGTGTGATCGGATGAGAGAGCGTTGGGGGGACCAGTTTCTGGATGTCAACGCGGGACTTGTGGATGTGGGTGCGGAGGTCGAATTTTTTACCGATTACTGCCACCTCACCCGGGAAGGAAACCGCATCACCGCGAGCTTGCTGGGCCAGTGGGTTGCGGCAAGGCTGGAATCGAAAACGCTCTCCACCCCGACTCGTCCATCGAACTGA